One segment of Oscillospiraceae bacterium MB08-C2-2 DNA contains the following:
- a CDS encoding elongation factor G, whose amino-acid sequence MRQYLAGKIRNVALAGHGGSGKTSLAEALLFKAGELDRLGKIADGNTTFDFDPEEIKRQVSISSSMYPFTWGSVKINLLDTPGLFDFAGGMYEGVRAVESVIITVSGKSGVAVGTEKAYRLAVDMGKARMFYVTKLDAEHSNFYKTLEGLKAAFGPSVCPLVVPYEKDGTVEAYINLVENKCYRYDEKGEPHEIPMPDFGHRLEGLTSAISEAVAETDESLFEKYFSGEPFTRDEIIAGIHNGVKHGSITPVLCGSGTTLAGIDMLLDSIVDHLPSAWESASETAIDEGGKPVEIECTDEAPLSAYVFKTVADPFVGKLSYIKVVSGKLSAGTAPINARTGQPERLGKLIYLKGKKQEETSFITAGDMGAVTKLSDTITGDTLCDTTRVVSFAPVKFPGATLSMAVKVLKKGDEGKIAQGMARLMEEDPTILFEQNAETRQQVITGLGEQHLDAIVSKMRSKFGVDFQLVQPRVPYRETIRKKVKVEGKHKKQTGGHGQFGHVWIEFEPCDGEGLTFEENVFGGSVPRNFFPAVEKGLQDCIKKGMIAGYPVVGLKATLLDGSYHPVDSSEMAFKMAASLAYRAGIPQASPVILEPIGNLKVYVPDSATGDIMGDLNKRRGRVLGMHPTDDGLQEIEGEVPMSEMYDFTTVLRSITQGRGFFTLQFERYEQLPANLEENVIEEAKKLFEDE is encoded by the coding sequence ATGAGACAGTATTTAGCGGGTAAAATCCGAAACGTTGCGTTGGCGGGCCACGGAGGAAGCGGTAAGACATCGCTGGCCGAGGCCCTTCTGTTCAAGGCGGGCGAGCTGGATCGCCTGGGAAAAATCGCAGACGGCAACACCACCTTTGATTTTGATCCGGAGGAAATTAAGCGTCAGGTTTCCATTTCATCCTCGATGTATCCTTTCACATGGGGAAGCGTGAAAATAAATCTGCTGGATACCCCCGGCCTTTTTGATTTTGCCGGCGGCATGTATGAAGGTGTTCGGGCAGTGGAAAGCGTGATTATCACGGTTTCCGGTAAATCCGGTGTGGCAGTGGGCACCGAAAAGGCTTATCGTCTGGCTGTGGATATGGGCAAGGCCCGCATGTTTTATGTAACCAAGCTGGATGCCGAGCACAGCAACTTCTATAAAACATTGGAGGGCCTCAAGGCCGCTTTCGGGCCTTCGGTCTGCCCGCTGGTGGTTCCCTACGAAAAGGACGGCACAGTGGAGGCCTATATCAATCTGGTGGAAAACAAGTGCTACCGCTACGATGAAAAGGGCGAGCCCCACGAAATCCCCATGCCGGATTTTGGCCACCGTCTGGAAGGCCTGACCTCCGCTATTTCCGAGGCAGTTGCCGAGACCGATGAATCTCTCTTTGAAAAGTATTTTTCCGGCGAGCCCTTCACCCGGGATGAAATCATTGCCGGTATCCACAACGGGGTAAAGCACGGCTCCATCACCCCGGTTCTGTGCGGCTCCGGCACCACTCTGGCCGGTATTGATATGCTATTAGATTCCATTGTGGATCATCTCCCCTCCGCATGGGAAAGTGCTTCTGAGACCGCCATAGATGAAGGCGGCAAGCCTGTGGAGATTGAGTGCACCGACGAAGCACCCCTTTCCGCTTATGTGTTTAAAACAGTGGCTGACCCCTTTGTGGGCAAGCTGTCGTATATCAAGGTGGTTTCCGGCAAGCTTTCCGCCGGCACCGCACCCATCAATGCCCGCACCGGCCAGCCGGAGCGTCTGGGTAAGCTGATTTATCTCAAGGGCAAAAAGCAGGAGGAGACCTCCTTTATCACAGCAGGTGACATGGGCGCTGTAACCAAGCTTTCGGACACCATTACCGGGGATACCCTCTGCGATACCACCCGGGTGGTCAGCTTTGCACCGGTCAAATTCCCGGGGGCTACCCTTTCTATGGCGGTTAAGGTGCTGAAAAAAGGCGATGAAGGCAAAATCGCTCAGGGCATGGCCCGCCTGATGGAAGAAGACCCCACTATCCTGTTTGAGCAGAATGCGGAAACACGCCAGCAGGTGATCACCGGCCTTGGTGAACAGCATTTGGATGCCATTGTATCCAAGATGCGCAGCAAATTCGGGGTAGACTTCCAGCTTGTACAGCCTCGTGTGCCTTATCGTGAGACCATCCGCAAGAAGGTTAAGGTGGAAGGCAAGCACAAGAAGCAAACCGGCGGCCACGGCCAGTTTGGGCATGTTTGGATTGAATTTGAGCCCTGTGACGGCGAAGGCCTGACTTTTGAAGAAAATGTATTCGGCGGCTCGGTTCCCCGCAACTTCTTCCCGGCGGTGGAAAAAGGCTTGCAGGATTGCATCAAAAAAGGCATGATCGCCGGCTACCCTGTGGTGGGCCTCAAGGCCACTCTGCTGGATGGCTCCTACCACCCGGTGGATTCCTCCGAAATGGCCTTTAAAATGGCCGCTTCTTTGGCTTACAGAGCGGGTATTCCCCAGGCCTCTCCCGTTATACTGGAACCCATTGGGAATCTTAAGGTTTATGTGCCGGATTCCGCTACCGGTGATATTATGGGCGATCTGAACAAGCGCCGTGGGCGGGTGCTGGGAATGCATCCCACCGACGATGGCTTGCAGGAAATCGAGGGCGAGGTTCCTATGAGCGAAATGTACGATTTCACCACTGTGCTTCGTTCCATCACACAGGGCCGTGGCTTCTTTACCCTTCAGTTTGAGCGCTATGAACAGCTCCCCGCCAATCTGGAAGAAAATGTGATCGAGGAAGCCAAAAAGCTGTTTGAAGATGAATAA
- a CDS encoding response regulator transcription factor, with protein MKRILVVEDEDVIRDFVVINLKRVGYEVVDVANGEEALEVFFGCNGDFDVALLDIMMPGIDGFEVCRELRKFSSFIGIIMLSAKTQEMDKVSGLMQGADDYITKPFSPTELVARVDAVYRRVSMAKNGDEPVAQIVSGDFRLNLKSRSLTKRNKPIDLTQVEFQIMEYFMGHPNEALERSSILSHVWGENYFGDVKIVDVNIRRLRMKIEDDPSSPRHILTIWGFGYKWVD; from the coding sequence ATGAAAAGAATACTGGTGGTGGAGGATGAGGATGTCATCCGTGATTTTGTGGTCATCAATCTCAAGCGTGTAGGCTATGAGGTGGTGGATGTAGCCAACGGAGAGGAGGCCCTTGAGGTTTTCTTCGGCTGCAACGGCGACTTTGATGTGGCTCTGCTGGATATTATGATGCCGGGTATTGATGGCTTTGAGGTTTGCCGTGAGTTGCGGAAGTTTTCCTCCTTTATCGGCATCATCATGCTTTCTGCCAAAACACAGGAAATGGATAAGGTCAGCGGCCTGATGCAAGGCGCCGATGATTATATCACCAAGCCCTTTAGCCCCACCGAGCTGGTGGCTCGAGTGGATGCGGTTTACCGGCGGGTTTCCATGGCTAAAAACGGGGATGAACCGGTGGCGCAGATTGTTTCGGGGGATTTTCGCCTGAATCTTAAAAGCCGCTCTCTCACCAAGCGCAACAAGCCCATCGACCTGACACAGGTGGAGTTCCAGATCATGGAGTATTTCATGGGTCACCCCAACGAGGCGCTGGAGCGCTCCTCCATCCTTAGCCATGTGTGGGGGGAGAACTATTTCGGTGATGTGAAGATCGTGGATGTGAACATCCGCCGCCTGCGTATGAAAATCGAAGATGACCCTTCCAGCCCCCGGCATATCCTGACCATCTGGGGCTTTGGCTACAAATGGGTTGACTAA
- a CDS encoding HAMP domain-containing sensor histidine kinase produces the protein MKRITKRWLLNNFGVIIVIILAVVAVSGYVIYTYYYDYVRQAIVSRSNVAQSIFMSYSEDSSTGFVTQIQSYVSGFADKAEMEMMALDSEGNIFVTSSGFEPDEKSFLPDYYSALSSPDRVGRYVGTISGQRVMAMTFFSEESVPQRYALRFVVALSAVDRQIAMLTGGVAALGVSVILLVVFSSSYFINSIVNPVGEIGNTARRIAQGDFAARLKKKTNDEIGELCDIINYMAEELDNSEKIKNEFISSVSHELRTPLTAIQGWAETILSDGGQDKDTLTKGMGIIIGETSRLSSMVEELLDFSRMASGRLKLILAKIDLAAELEEAVLMYTQRAQREGISLNFQDLEEIILVYGDKNRLRQVFINVIDNAVKYSDPGDSVSITVNRTPKTVTVVVADTGLGIKPEDLEKVKTKFYKGNFTRRGSGIGLAVADEIVTRHGGTLDIASRYGEGTRVRITLPLYDRSDEIAQIDDTQQQG, from the coding sequence GTGAAAAGAATAACCAAGCGGTGGCTTCTCAACAATTTTGGTGTAATCATTGTGATTATTCTGGCTGTGGTGGCTGTCTCCGGGTATGTGATTTACACCTACTATTACGACTATGTGCGGCAGGCCATTGTTTCTCGCTCCAATGTGGCCCAGTCTATCTTTATGAGCTATTCGGAGGATTCCTCCACCGGGTTTGTCACCCAGATTCAGAGCTATGTTTCCGGCTTTGCCGATAAGGCGGAAATGGAAATGATGGCGCTGGATTCGGAGGGCAACATCTTTGTTACTTCCAGCGGCTTTGAGCCGGATGAAAAATCCTTTCTGCCCGATTATTACTCCGCTCTTTCCAGCCCCGACCGGGTGGGGCGCTATGTGGGAACCATCAGCGGCCAGCGGGTTATGGCCATGACCTTTTTCTCAGAGGAAAGCGTTCCCCAGCGGTATGCCCTGCGGTTTGTGGTGGCTCTTTCGGCGGTTGACCGCCAGATTGCCATGCTCACAGGCGGGGTTGCGGCGCTGGGTGTATCGGTTATTCTGCTGGTGGTGTTTTCAAGCTCTTATTTTATCAACTCCATCGTGAACCCGGTGGGTGAGATCGGCAACACGGCCCGGCGCATCGCCCAAGGGGATTTCGCCGCAAGGCTGAAAAAGAAAACCAACGATGAGATCGGCGAGCTTTGCGACATTATCAACTATATGGCCGAGGAGCTGGATAATTCCGAAAAAATAAAAAACGAGTTTATTTCTTCAGTCTCCCATGAGCTGCGAACCCCGCTGACTGCTATACAGGGCTGGGCGGAGACCATTCTCAGCGATGGCGGGCAGGATAAAGACACTCTCACCAAAGGGATGGGCATTATTATTGGGGAAACCTCCCGCCTTTCCTCCATGGTGGAGGAGCTGCTGGATTTCTCCCGTATGGCCAGTGGCCGCCTCAAGCTGATTTTGGCCAAGATTGATTTGGCCGCCGAGCTGGAAGAAGCAGTGCTCATGTATACCCAGAGGGCCCAGCGTGAGGGCATCAGCCTGAATTTTCAGGATTTGGAAGAAATCATTCTGGTGTATGGCGATAAAAACCGCCTGCGGCAGGTGTTCATCAATGTTATAGACAATGCCGTAAAATATTCCGATCCCGGCGACAGTGTCAGCATTACGGTGAACCGTACACCCAAAACGGTGACCGTTGTGGTGGCCGATACCGGCCTTGGCATAAAGCCCGAGGATTTGGAAAAAGTGAAAACCAAGTTTTACAAAGGGAACTTTACCCGGCGAGGCTCCGGTATTGGCCTTGCGGTGGCGGATGAGATTGTAACCCGCCACGGTGGCACACTGGATATTGCCTCCCGGTATGGCGAGGGCACAAGGGTGCGAATTACCCTGCCTCTTTACGACCGATCCGATGAAATTGCGCAGATTGACGATACACAACAGCAGGGATAA
- a CDS encoding DUF1385 domain-containing protein → MKQQNSPFKTSIGGQALIEGVMMRGPEASAMAVRLPDGEIDVEVTPNQTGQKWYKKAPFIRGGFNMIDSLIFGYNCLMKSASKSGMEEEEPSKFETWLSKVFGTSINNIVAVFALILGGALAIGLFMVLPAVITGLFRAFLPTPFTRSLVEGIIKIALFLTYLAVVSKMPDIYRVFQYHGAEHKTIACYEAGLELTVENARVQTRFHPRCGTSFLLIVMVISILLFSVVTWSSIAMRILLKLLLLPVVVGISYEIIKFAGRHDNPFTRAISAPGLWLQRLTTNEPDDSQLEVAIASVLPVLPKEEGSDRW, encoded by the coding sequence ATGAAACAACAAAACAGTCCGTTTAAAACCTCCATTGGGGGGCAGGCCCTCATAGAAGGGGTGATGATGCGTGGCCCAGAGGCCTCCGCTATGGCAGTGCGCCTGCCTGACGGCGAAATCGATGTGGAGGTCACACCTAATCAGACCGGCCAGAAATGGTATAAAAAGGCTCCCTTTATCCGGGGCGGCTTTAACATGATCGATTCCTTGATTTTTGGCTACAACTGCCTGATGAAATCCGCTTCCAAATCCGGTATGGAGGAGGAAGAGCCCAGCAAGTTCGAGACTTGGCTTTCCAAGGTGTTTGGCACCAGCATCAACAACATTGTGGCCGTGTTTGCCTTGATTCTGGGCGGTGCTCTTGCCATCGGGCTGTTTATGGTGCTCCCGGCGGTGATCACCGGCCTGTTCAGAGCCTTTTTGCCAACGCCCTTCACCCGCTCCCTTGTAGAGGGTATTATCAAGATCGCGCTTTTCCTTACTTATCTGGCGGTGGTGAGCAAAATGCCGGATATTTACCGTGTGTTTCAGTATCATGGAGCCGAACATAAAACCATTGCCTGCTACGAGGCGGGCCTTGAGCTGACCGTGGAAAACGCCCGTGTGCAGACCCGTTTTCATCCCCGCTGCGGAACCAGCTTTTTGCTGATTGTTATGGTTATTTCCATCCTGCTCTTTTCGGTGGTCACTTGGAGCAGCATCGCTATGCGTATTTTGCTCAAGCTGCTGCTTTTGCCAGTGGTGGTGGGCATTTCCTACGAAATTATCAAATTTGCCGGGCGGCACGATAATCCCTTTACCCGGGCTATTTCCGCTCCCGGCCTGTGGCTCCAGCGCCTGACCACCAACGAGCCGGATGACAGCCAGCTTGAGGTAGCCATTGCCTCTGTTCTCCCTGTTCTTCCCAAAGAGGAGGGCAGTGACCGATGGTAG